The following coding sequences are from one Methanococcoides orientis window:
- a CDS encoding COG1361 S-layer family protein: MFKMTDSRYALPIMASLAVLLLFVAPVHASSTLPSNGEFTAANAELPEFFNFDENYYTVFGGPDVTATLLGDNEFERGDTVTLNLDLMNKGLITGFRSEEDDFYLTQLEQKLQSTEMSYESQRTTAIGIVAVLTPLDPAVKVKSGPQEAGTLVSGQKTDSPVSFNIEISDNAEAGGYPMRLDLYYGYQKNVQINGDNETDLGITNMEVGLWYDMGTQNTTFDIYVKDEARFEVTNVTGELYPDSESLVYVTFENVGDLSAKDATVRISAADPFSTTDDQAFLGTLDSGESTVAVFKLKVDDLAVPKAYALNSEIKYEDTDGHDRISDTVKIKTEVLPASANENGSGMTGIIVGAVVIVLIAGGAYYVYRSRSSKNSNDE, from the coding sequence ATGTTTAAAATGACAGATTCCAGATACGCTTTGCCAATTATGGCCTCACTAGCTGTATTGTTGCTGTTTGTAGCACCGGTACATGCATCTTCCACACTGCCATCAAATGGTGAGTTTACGGCAGCTAATGCGGAACTACCTGAGTTCTTCAATTTTGATGAGAACTACTATACTGTATTCGGTGGTCCGGATGTGACAGCGACTCTCCTCGGCGACAATGAGTTTGAACGCGGTGATACTGTCACACTGAACCTTGATCTTATGAACAAGGGTCTTATCACGGGTTTCAGATCGGAGGAAGATGACTTTTACCTTACTCAGCTGGAGCAGAAGTTGCAAAGCACTGAAATGTCCTATGAATCCCAGCGAACGACAGCTATCGGTATTGTTGCTGTCCTGACTCCTCTTGATCCTGCTGTTAAAGTAAAGTCCGGTCCTCAGGAAGCAGGTACTCTTGTATCAGGACAGAAGACCGATTCTCCTGTTAGCTTTAACATCGAGATCTCAGATAATGCAGAGGCAGGCGGCTACCCCATGCGACTTGATCTCTATTATGGATACCAGAAGAATGTCCAGATAAATGGTGACAATGAAACTGATCTTGGTATTACAAATATGGAGGTTGGACTCTGGTATGATATGGGCACACAGAACACTACCTTTGATATATATGTGAAGGATGAGGCAAGATTTGAAGTGACCAACGTAACTGGTGAGCTGTATCCTGATTCTGAAAGTTTGGTGTATGTTACCTTTGAGAATGTGGGTGACCTTTCTGCAAAGGATGCTACTGTAAGGATAAGTGCTGCTGATCCTTTCAGCACTACTGATGACCAGGCATTCCTTGGTACCCTCGATTCCGGTGAGAGCACTGTTGCAGTGTTCAAGCTGAAGGTAGATGACCTTGCAGTACCGAAGGCTTATGCACTGAACAGTGAGATCAAGTATGAGGATACTGACGGCCATGACCGTATATCAGATACTGTGAAGATCAAGACGGAGGTCCTTCCGGCATCTGCAAATGAGAATGGGTCCGGCATGACCGGTATCATCGTTGGTGCAGTGGTCATTGTATTGATCGCTGGTGGCGCTTATTATGTGTACCGCAGCAGGTCTTCAAAGAACAGCAACGATGAGTGA
- a CDS encoding DUF427 domain-containing protein, with the protein MAVAKWNGVVLAESDAVKEIEGNLYFPPDSVNMEYLKETDTHSTCPWKGLANYFDIAVNGEINTDAAWHYPDPKPAAKEIKRYVAFWKGVEVTP; encoded by the coding sequence ATGGCAGTAGCAAAATGGAATGGTGTCGTACTTGCAGAAAGTGATGCGGTAAAAGAAATTGAGGGGAACCTTTACTTCCCGCCGGATTCGGTGAATATGGAATACCTGAAGGAAACAGATACTCATTCGACCTGTCCCTGGAAGGGTCTGGCAAACTATTTTGACATCGCCGTGAACGGAGAAATAAATACTGATGCAGCCTGGCATTATCCTGATCCAAAACCGGCTGCAAAAGAGATAAAGAGGTATGTTGCATTCTGGAAGGGTGTGGAGGTAACTCCTTAA
- a CDS encoding Maf family nucleotide pyrophosphatase — translation MRRIVLASASPRRKELLVQIIGNAFEVCVSSYDEAPQPGMDATELVVHHSLSKARDVAVKFDSGIIISADTVVLCEGKVLGKPHSPEDAKEMLSAISGKVVQAITGMTVLDVDSGSEVSVSEITDVKMKKMSSGEISSYVRSGEPLDKAGAFAIQGKGAILVESINGDFFNVVGLPLFKLAQILEGMGVHVFDIE, via the coding sequence ATGCGCAGGATCGTTCTTGCATCAGCATCTCCTCGGAGGAAGGAGTTGCTGGTTCAGATCATCGGGAATGCCTTCGAGGTTTGCGTGAGCTCATACGATGAAGCTCCACAGCCAGGTATGGATGCGACCGAACTGGTTGTCCACCATTCCCTTTCCAAGGCAAGGGATGTTGCCGTTAAGTTCGATTCAGGTATCATTATATCGGCTGATACCGTGGTACTTTGTGAAGGTAAGGTCCTTGGGAAGCCACATTCTCCTGAGGATGCAAAGGAAATGCTTTCTGCTATCAGCGGGAAGGTCGTACAGGCGATCACAGGCATGACTGTACTGGATGTCGACTCGGGAAGTGAGGTTAGTGTATCCGAGATAACCGATGTGAAAATGAAAAAGATGTCTTCAGGTGAGATCTCATCATATGTGAGGTCCGGTGAACCTCTCGATAAGGCCGGAGCTTTTGCGATACAGGGAAAAGGTGCCATACTTGTGGAAAGCATCAATGGTGATTTCTTCAATGTTGTAGGTCTGCCGTTGTTCAAGTTGGCTCAGATCCTTGAGGGCATGGGTGTTCATGTCTTTGACATCGAATGA
- a CDS encoding CDGSH iron-sulfur domain-containing protein has protein sequence MTDNNPIIQPSENGPYLVKDLKNLKNSKGETFDPQPMMALCRCGQSSNKPFCDGTHMKVGFTGEKSEDRQPDRVDDYVGKNITIHDNRGVCSHRGHCTDNLPSVFRMKQEPWIDPDGASVEDVIRVIEMCPSGALSYTKDDVLHKELDREPGITVTKDGPHDVVGGIELDDPDGNTPESKEHYTLCRCGASKNKPFCSGEHWHVEFKDEKN, from the coding sequence ATGACAGACAACAACCCAATCATTCAGCCATCAGAGAATGGGCCATACCTTGTAAAGGACCTCAAGAACCTGAAGAACTCAAAAGGAGAAACCTTTGACCCACAACCTATGATGGCACTTTGTCGCTGTGGCCAGTCATCAAACAAGCCGTTCTGTGACGGCACACATATGAAAGTGGGCTTCACAGGCGAGAAATCCGAAGACAGGCAACCTGACAGGGTGGATGATTATGTTGGAAAGAACATAACCATCCATGACAACAGAGGGGTCTGTTCCCACAGAGGACATTGTACCGACAACCTGCCATCTGTATTCAGGATGAAGCAGGAGCCATGGATAGATCCTGATGGAGCCAGCGTTGAAGACGTAATAAGGGTTATCGAGATGTGCCCATCAGGTGCCCTGAGCTACACAAAAGATGATGTGCTCCACAAGGAACTTGACAGGGAACCCGGCATTACTGTTACAAAAGACGGACCACATGATGTAGTCGGCGGGATCGAGCTTGATGATCCGGATGGAAATACTCCCGAATCCAAGGAACACTACACACTTTGCAGATGCGGTGCTTCAAAGAACAAGCCATTCTGTAGTGGCGAACACTGGCATGTCGAGTTCAAGGATGAGAAGAACTGA
- a CDS encoding MarR family winged helix-turn-helix transcriptional regulator, with the protein MDKIEQLIKSHVEMEHLKRKVEGNVTECFLKEEGCTSAHKTMNKALLIIWEEGEIMPSTLARFLDLKKSSVTSLIDSLEKEGFVYRKDDPSDRRKVLISPTEKGVQHGNKIYEKMVSVARKCMSDLDDETLDRAIEAQFFLIKIQRQMYEKSVELLKQKCSPDSQSKE; encoded by the coding sequence TTGGACAAAATTGAGCAACTCATCAAATCACATGTGGAAATGGAGCATCTCAAAAGGAAAGTAGAGGGTAACGTGACAGAATGTTTCCTCAAAGAGGAAGGTTGCACCAGTGCACATAAAACCATGAACAAGGCCCTCCTTATTATATGGGAGGAAGGCGAGATCATGCCTTCAACACTTGCCAGGTTCCTTGACTTGAAAAAGAGCAGTGTTACAAGTCTCATCGACAGCCTTGAGAAAGAAGGTTTTGTCTATCGAAAAGATGACCCTTCCGATCGCAGGAAAGTTTTGATATCTCCTACTGAAAAAGGAGTACAACACGGTAATAAAATCTATGAAAAGATGGTCTCTGTGGCTAGGAAGTGTATGTCTGATCTGGACGATGAAACTCTTGACAGAGCCATTGAAGCACAGTTTTTCTTGATCAAAATACAACGTCAGATGTACGAAAAATCAGTCGAACTGCTCAAACAAAAATGTTCTCCTGATAGCCAAAGTAAAGAATAA
- a CDS encoding mechanosensitive ion channel family protein, whose translation MLSQNIPYTDLTLFDLLAALIVLVVGIVVAKILTGIFKNGLKKTELPDLVAEFLSRFVLALLYVAVILATVSTLGADISSVVVGLSAVIGLVLGFGLQDTLTNIAAGVWLATLRPFDKGEYVSVTGYSGSVSAVGFMATELLTPDNKIITIPNKVIWGSAIENATRMPTRRVDVNVGISYDTKLDQAVQIAMELMKENSMVLADPAPAVVTTELADSSVNLQLRAWANTSDYWGVKGDLTNGILNAYKEADIEIPFPQMDVHLDKE comes from the coding sequence ATGTTATCTCAAAATATACCATATACTGATCTGACATTATTTGATCTACTGGCAGCCTTGATAGTACTTGTTGTAGGTATCGTTGTAGCAAAGATATTAACAGGAATATTCAAGAACGGACTGAAAAAGACAGAACTACCCGATCTTGTAGCAGAATTCCTGTCCAGGTTCGTCCTAGCATTACTGTACGTTGCAGTTATCCTTGCAACTGTGTCAACCCTAGGTGCTGACATCAGTTCAGTGGTTGTTGGCCTTTCAGCAGTCATAGGCTTAGTCCTTGGTTTTGGACTGCAGGACACACTGACAAACATTGCAGCAGGCGTATGGCTTGCCACACTAAGACCATTCGACAAAGGAGAATATGTATCAGTAACTGGCTACTCCGGAAGTGTCAGTGCAGTCGGTTTCATGGCAACAGAACTGCTTACACCTGACAACAAGATCATCACTATCCCTAACAAGGTCATCTGGGGAAGTGCAATTGAGAATGCGACCAGAATGCCTACCAGAAGAGTTGATGTTAACGTTGGTATCAGTTACGATACAAAACTTGACCAGGCAGTCCAGATCGCCATGGAACTTATGAAGGAGAACTCCATGGTTCTTGCAGACCCTGCACCTGCAGTTGTAACAACTGAACTTGCAGATTCATCCGTAAATCTCCAGCTTCGTGCATGGGCAAATACATCGGATTACTGGGGCGTCAAAGGCGACCTTACCAACGGCATCCTGAACGCATACAAGGAAGCAGACATTGAGATCCCATTCCCACAAATGGATGTCCATCTGGACAAAGAGTGA
- a CDS encoding COG1361 S-layer family protein, with amino-acid sequence MKCKNTQQKIYVNSVVMVAVLLTATLFVVTASPAAGAKEFVQPTYEFSTNYYDAYGEPDLYVSVLGDTEFERGETAQVRVVLSNRGVLYGFKSKTNVDTKNGDHAKSLKELEYESLRTTAFGLKAEMVSTTDYIEVDPITSIQTLDSLYPGVLPEAPMSFTITISDNAPAGAYMLLLPVSYEFQSQVEMTDGSTVRLGLPDLDHTTFYKTRNTTLQIPVIVEPAAKFVVSDVEGELTSGQSGIINVTYTNVGEVEADDAFARIVVMKPLSSDRSVVNLGTIAPGESKTASFDLAAEISAVEKNYGIDSEIKYRDEDGDLQFSDNIIVEIPLKSRDAGIGITTLALIGIVLVTAYMGYNTIRRKDDKK; translated from the coding sequence ATGAAATGTAAAAACACACAACAAAAAATATATGTGAATTCAGTGGTCATGGTGGCTGTCCTACTGACCGCGACGTTGTTCGTGGTCACTGCATCTCCTGCAGCAGGGGCAAAGGAGTTCGTACAGCCGACATATGAGTTCTCTACCAATTATTATGATGCCTACGGTGAACCTGATCTCTATGTTTCCGTTCTCGGTGACACTGAGTTCGAGAGGGGTGAGACCGCACAGGTCCGCGTTGTCCTCTCAAACAGAGGAGTGCTGTATGGATTCAAGTCCAAGACCAATGTGGATACGAAAAATGGAGATCATGCAAAGTCCCTGAAAGAACTTGAATATGAGTCATTGAGAACCACTGCTTTTGGTCTAAAGGCTGAGATGGTCTCAACTACAGATTATATAGAGGTCGATCCGATCACAAGTATTCAGACACTTGATAGTCTGTATCCGGGAGTATTGCCGGAGGCTCCGATGTCCTTTACCATCACCATTTCCGATAATGCTCCGGCTGGTGCTTACATGCTCTTACTGCCTGTCAGTTATGAATTCCAGAGCCAGGTCGAGATGACCGATGGAAGTACTGTAAGGCTTGGTCTGCCTGATCTTGACCACACCACATTCTATAAGACAAGGAACACGACTCTTCAGATCCCGGTGATTGTAGAACCGGCTGCAAAGTTTGTTGTGTCTGATGTGGAGGGTGAGCTTACATCCGGTCAGTCAGGTATCATCAATGTGACCTACACAAATGTTGGTGAGGTCGAAGCAGATGATGCTTTTGCCAGGATAGTTGTTATGAAACCGTTGAGTTCCGACAGGTCAGTTGTGAACCTGGGTACTATTGCACCGGGTGAAAGCAAGACTGCATCATTCGATCTTGCGGCAGAGATCTCTGCTGTGGAAAAGAACTACGGTATTGACAGTGAGATCAAGTATCGTGATGAGGACGGAGATCTGCAGTTTTCGGACAACATTATTGTTGAGATCCCTCTCAAGTCAAGGGATGCAGGTATAGGCATCACCACGCTGGCACTTATCGGAATAGTTCTGGTGACAGCTTACATGGGATACAATACGATACGCAGAAAGGATGACAAAAAATAA
- a CDS encoding thiamine pyrophosphate-dependent enzyme — MAKYRCSVCNWTYDEETEGQDFDSLPDTYTCPVCGAPKSAFVQEGGAKETEGIKTTVADKIVEQLEAFGVRYVYGIPGDSNLPLIDAIRRSEKIRFILTRHEETAAFMASAHGKMTSELGVCISIAGPGCTNLITGLMDAATDRSCVLAFAGQVPEVYLGSEAFQEIDQLELFTPFTEYSETIARENQALKLLIMAVKYAYRKPGVSVLSTPTDILAEKLAGQIYLPDKRVFLNKTSPKEEDVQRAAKLINDSKNVTVFAGWGSRHSGELLLEMSRKLKAPIATTSRAKGVIHETERFSVGVLGSIGSKHAAQAIKTSDLIVIIGSGFRQANLVPAGVKIVQTDIDPTKIGKTFDVDAGIVGDADLVLKELVPLLDEKEENKEFLENIDRMNKTHREELEKDANDLSIPINPGYVVQAIKRHADKDAIICIDVGDHTYWFYKKFVCEGQRTFMSANIASMGFALPASLSAKLDYPDKQVICVTGDGGFGMLMGDFTTAVREDLGINVIVFNDGKLKNIKKEQLRDNYPEYGVSFPNPDFAGFARSAGGEGYRIEDPTQLDEAIEKAFRSEKAALIDVIVDPNKTAASTKRVD; from the coding sequence ATGGCTAAATACCGATGTTCAGTCTGCAACTGGACATATGATGAAGAGACGGAAGGGCAGGATTTTGATTCCCTGCCCGATACTTACACCTGCCCGGTCTGTGGAGCACCGAAATCCGCTTTTGTTCAGGAAGGTGGTGCAAAGGAAACAGAAGGTATAAAGACAACTGTTGCTGACAAGATAGTCGAGCAGCTGGAAGCTTTTGGTGTAAGATATGTTTACGGTATACCAGGAGATTCAAATCTTCCGCTTATCGATGCCATCCGAAGGAGTGAAAAGATACGTTTCATCCTCACACGCCATGAGGAAACGGCTGCATTCATGGCATCAGCACATGGAAAGATGACATCCGAACTTGGCGTATGCATTTCCATTGCAGGCCCCGGTTGTACCAACCTGATAACCGGACTTATGGATGCTGCAACCGACAGGAGTTGTGTCCTTGCTTTTGCAGGTCAGGTACCGGAAGTATATCTTGGAAGCGAGGCATTCCAAGAGATCGACCAGCTCGAACTGTTCACACCATTCACGGAATATTCCGAGACCATTGCCAGGGAAAATCAGGCATTAAAGCTACTTATCATGGCAGTTAAATATGCATACCGGAAACCAGGAGTCTCAGTTCTTAGTACCCCCACAGATATTCTTGCCGAGAAACTTGCTGGACAGATCTATTTGCCTGATAAGAGAGTTTTCCTGAACAAAACATCTCCAAAAGAAGAGGATGTACAAAGAGCAGCGAAACTTATCAATGACTCCAAAAATGTGACCGTCTTTGCAGGATGGGGGTCCCGACACAGTGGAGAACTATTGCTGGAGATGTCACGAAAGCTCAAAGCTCCGATTGCAACCACATCAAGAGCCAAGGGAGTTATCCATGAGACCGAACGCTTCAGCGTAGGTGTTCTGGGTTCCATCGGTTCAAAGCATGCGGCGCAGGCGATCAAGACCTCGGACCTGATAGTCATAATCGGTTCCGGTTTCAGACAGGCCAATCTCGTACCTGCCGGTGTAAAGATAGTCCAGACAGATATCGACCCTACAAAGATAGGAAAGACATTTGATGTGGACGCAGGCATCGTCGGCGACGCAGACCTTGTGCTTAAGGAACTGGTGCCCTTACTTGATGAAAAGGAAGAGAACAAAGAGTTCCTCGAGAACATCGACCGGATGAACAAGACACACAGGGAAGAATTGGAAAAGGATGCCAATGACCTTTCCATACCGATAAATCCAGGTTACGTTGTACAGGCCATAAAACGCCATGCAGACAAAGATGCGATCATATGCATCGATGTAGGGGACCATACATACTGGTTCTACAAGAAGTTCGTCTGTGAAGGTCAGAGGACATTCATGTCAGCAAACATCGCCAGCATGGGTTTTGCACTTCCTGCATCCCTTTCAGCAAAGCTTGACTATCCTGACAAACAGGTCATCTGTGTAACAGGAGACGGTGGCTTCGGGATGCTTATGGGTGATTTTACCACAGCCGTAAGGGAAGACCTTGGGATCAACGTCATTGTCTTTAACGATGGCAAGCTCAAGAACATCAAAAAAGAGCAATTAAGGGACAACTATCCGGAATACGGAGTAAGTTTCCCCAACCCTGACTTTGCAGGATTTGCAAGATCTGCCGGCGGAGAAGGTTACAGGATAGAAGACCCCACACAACTGGACGAAGCAATAGAAAAAGCATTCAGATCAGAAAAAGCAGCACTTATTGATGTGATCGTTGACCCCAACAAGACGGCTGCAAGCACAAAAAGAGTGGATTAA
- a CDS encoding hydrophobe/amphiphile efflux-3 (HAE3) family transporter: protein MGIFIENNTIPIILVALLLVLVSVQGAQNITMESGTETFVEKTSQLYQDFDHLYMNIFGTEAIVIIVEDGQVSNPALLQAMDRLDHMSSSLPGVVDVQSVATVVKDANFGLTGDASLPEDKAELQSLIDAHVPEQLMPDSTHTLVYVEIAGSLTDDQKQEILREVETSVSLAEFPPDYNVVVTGEPAFMVSMNNAMMSSMGVLLGLSVVLMIVVLYLVFGHVRWRLMPLAIVLLGIIYTFGAMGYLGIPMTMVSMAAFPVLIGLGIDYAIQFHNRIEEELERGETPADAVVDTIKHTGPAVLIALIITALGFFSLLTSSVPMIQDFAKLLLIGIVMCFLASLFVGVTVIYGLDNIQSMRKEKFGHLSLSGKNKPKTSSAGTGEPKPDILDRFLGRTTHFTIKHPFMILSIAVLLCVGGLVADTQVGIQTDTETFVPQDLPALINLAHLSDITGGEDQMNIIIKTDNAADPETLKWMDEFSSHEIDSRNNIIGAESMASVIKSMNGGVIPESESEIRSLYEQMPAQQKDRFMHGENMLLLNLNVGDVMGSIGMEGFEVLTEIVKDDMLWMSPPPGMTATITGSNVVFIEVIGALTSGRIFMTYLGLGMVFGGLFLIYRDLLKALVPVVTMFMVIGWSGGLMYLLGMDYNPMTATLGALILGVGSEYAVLMMERYFEEKEKGASPEEAMTEAGVKIGKAIVTSGLTTLFGFCALIASDFGMISGFGMITVIDVGLALFATFVIFPPVMVLLDNFREKRKARKIISDVSLEDNIETIELAKHSTDPEADAF, encoded by the coding sequence CTGGGAATCTTTATTGAGAACAATACTATCCCTATAATATTAGTAGCCTTATTACTCGTCCTTGTATCTGTCCAGGGTGCACAAAACATCACGATGGAATCGGGTACTGAAACCTTTGTTGAGAAAACTTCTCAGCTGTATCAGGATTTTGATCATCTCTATATGAATATCTTTGGTACGGAAGCCATTGTTATAATAGTGGAGGATGGTCAGGTAAGTAATCCTGCCTTGTTGCAGGCGATGGACCGGCTTGATCATATGTCTTCGTCGCTGCCCGGCGTCGTGGATGTTCAAAGTGTCGCAACAGTTGTTAAAGATGCTAATTTCGGTCTTACTGGTGATGCATCACTGCCTGAAGACAAAGCAGAACTACAGTCTCTGATCGACGCTCATGTTCCTGAACAACTGATGCCTGACAGTACTCACACACTTGTTTATGTCGAGATCGCAGGTTCGTTAACTGATGACCAGAAACAGGAGATTCTGAGGGAGGTCGAGACATCGGTGAGTCTGGCAGAATTCCCTCCTGACTATAATGTTGTAGTAACAGGGGAACCAGCTTTCATGGTCTCCATGAACAACGCAATGATGTCAAGTATGGGTGTACTGCTTGGGCTTTCAGTTGTCCTGATGATCGTTGTCCTGTATCTTGTGTTCGGTCATGTCAGGTGGAGGTTAATGCCTCTTGCTATTGTACTGCTGGGTATCATATACACTTTCGGTGCCATGGGTTATCTGGGGATCCCAATGACCATGGTCTCAATGGCAGCATTCCCTGTACTGATAGGTTTGGGTATAGACTATGCCATTCAGTTCCATAATCGTATAGAAGAGGAGCTTGAACGTGGTGAGACGCCGGCAGATGCAGTGGTAGATACTATCAAGCACACCGGCCCTGCTGTTCTTATCGCACTCATTATCACGGCACTGGGATTCTTTTCCCTTCTGACATCAAGCGTACCTATGATACAGGATTTTGCAAAGCTGCTTCTCATAGGTATTGTGATGTGCTTCCTTGCATCCCTGTTCGTCGGTGTGACTGTGATATATGGTCTTGACAACATTCAATCTATGCGCAAGGAGAAGTTCGGACACTTGTCCCTGAGCGGCAAAAACAAACCAAAGACATCATCTGCGGGTACTGGAGAACCTAAGCCGGACATTCTGGACAGGTTTTTGGGCCGAACTACTCATTTCACCATAAAACATCCTTTCATGATCCTATCAATTGCCGTTCTGCTTTGTGTCGGTGGGCTGGTGGCTGATACTCAGGTAGGGATCCAGACAGATACGGAAACCTTTGTCCCGCAGGACCTGCCGGCATTGATCAACCTGGCCCATCTTTCGGATATTACAGGTGGTGAGGACCAGATGAACATTATCATCAAGACTGATAATGCTGCTGATCCTGAGACCCTGAAATGGATGGATGAGTTCAGCTCTCATGAAATAGATAGCCGGAACAATATCATTGGTGCGGAAAGCATGGCCAGTGTCATTAAGTCGATGAACGGTGGTGTGATCCCTGAAAGTGAGTCTGAGATCAGATCTCTGTATGAACAGATGCCTGCTCAGCAAAAAGACCGCTTCATGCACGGTGAGAATATGCTCCTGCTTAACCTGAATGTTGGTGACGTAATGGGAAGCATTGGAATGGAGGGGTTTGAAGTCCTCACGGAAATTGTGAAGGATGATATGCTGTGGATGTCCCCGCCTCCCGGAATGACAGCGACGATAACAGGAAGCAACGTTGTGTTCATTGAGGTCATCGGAGCCCTTACTTCTGGACGTATCTTTATGACATACCTGGGACTGGGAATGGTATTTGGTGGACTGTTTTTGATCTACCGTGATCTTCTCAAGGCCCTTGTACCGGTAGTGACAATGTTCATGGTCATTGGCTGGTCTGGTGGACTGATGTACCTGTTGGGTATGGACTACAACCCAATGACAGCTACACTGGGAGCACTCATTCTCGGTGTGGGTTCCGAGTATGCTGTACTTATGATGGAGAGATATTTTGAGGAAAAGGAGAAAGGTGCCAGTCCTGAAGAAGCAATGACCGAAGCAGGGGTCAAGATCGGAAAAGCGATAGTCACTTCCGGACTTACAACACTGTTCGGTTTCTGTGCACTGATAGCTTCCGATTTCGGTATGATCAGCGGCTTCGGTATGATCACTGTAATAGACGTAGGGCTTGCCCTGTTCGCAACATTTGTGATCTTCCCGCCTGTGATGGTCTTGTTGGACAATTTCCGTGAAAAGAGGAAAGCAAGAAAAATAATCTCTGATGTATCACTCGAAGACAATATAGAAACGATAGAATTAGCAAAACATAGCACTGACCCGGAGGCTGATGCCTTTTGA